The genomic stretch ACAATTCTCatgaatgtaatttattgtaTTCACATATAAAACAGAGACCAACACCATTCATTCAAAGTGTGTTCTTTGTTATATACACAACGCAGGTAAAGTTTTTCTtcatgattttgtttttttagtcaTGATAACCTGACTTCTTGTTTAAGGGGGGAGGAATATATTAtgtctttggttttgtttgtgtcaCACTCTcttggtttttatatgcaatttgcgcaaaagggcattgaagaaacgcaatgaaagtattaaatatgtctatTCTTTAgatttggagaagtaagcgttttaaatgtattgtcccATTTTCAATCACACGAGGATAGCCACTCCCCTATCCATGCAGTTTGCGCTGCTGGCCgacaggcaagacaatgcaaatatttgacgaACAGTCAGGTTCACCCTTCAGGACTATCAGACCATTTCTGGctatattaattattatattaaaattTAATACGGTGACATTATTGATAATGTTAGCGAGCTAGTTTGCATTCATAAGGACATTacagttgtgcttttatcttaactttgctagctagctagcaaaaattattattggataCTTTAGTGATTGATCATAGTTGATacactaagttagctagcttgtgaagaTTCAGATGAGTGTGTATCATGGAattagctatggtaacaaacaacaatgtgtggaaagtgggggcacgatatgtcatagctaattgacagttctcattaccacgtaATTCCCACTATATTTATATAGTGGGATATTTAGGCTTAGAattaaaatatgctttaaaatacatttaaatgacagaataataaaaaatatatatattcaaattagttttatttgtatttattaagaCAGCTGGCAAGTGTCACAACCAACAACCATGTTACTCTTTTAAGTTAACTTCTGTCTTGTCGTAGTTCCATACCCATTTCTTGCAAGCATATACACTCAACATAGAAACATCTACGAAATAGTtcaatgcacaaacacacataataataataataataataataataataaaataataataataatttaaaataataataataataataataataataataataacaatcataatcatcatcataatcaccaCCTTAAATCAGTACTAACCTCAAtatctgtagtttacagttctGACTCAAtccagcacagagctgcctcagtCCTGAATCTCCCAGGTCATTGTTACTGAGGTCCAGCTCTACCAGGGGTAAAGAGTCTGATTGGAGAGCTGTGGCCACAATTTTGCAGGACTCTTCTGTGAGATTACAGTCAGAAAGCCTGCAGAAACCAAAGAGGCTTCACTTAGAAAGCAATAACAAATATTAATTCTGTAGTCATCTGTCTGCAGtagggatgtgtaccgagagccggtattttttggtaccggttcctaattggtcAGTACCAGAGTACTgctaaagattctggacaaattatactgttttcggtatttttccaagagtctacctaaccgtcgtgtaattatgacactgccgccgttgacaggttatgacgcagcgccccgttgttttctctagtagtcaatatgtcAGCAGTAAGAGCTAAGCACTCGaaggtatgggctcacttcatcaaactcaatgaatcctcggctcaatgcaatatatgcaagaaagtagttgcgtcaaaggggggtaacaccagcaacatcatgaaacacttgcagtctacccatagcatGAAGCTGAAGGTGTGTGGCGTGTTAAACAACGcatctaaagttagcaacccggcagacgctaacaacaccgtgccctcctccgtgcaggcagactccgacagtgcttcttcatcaagtcacGGTGAGTATATGAATCATTAAgggaagtgaaatactagattaagttggcataatttacaagattgattcaattaccatttttttaaacatgcgcAGCGCCATTTTATCCGAGTCTATAGCGTGACGTCACAGTCCAGCGCGATCtcggctgctgccagagaaagtaaatatgttgcttttccttaacAAAAACTGTTAGGCTTAAATGCGTCAGGAGAAGCGCCTcccctacactgttctgtttacatgtatgtgtctgttgggttgaacatgtaggcaagggctttggtcatctccctaggtttttttatttatttaatctattctgagaagcatttgtaattttaagttaagcttctgttctgttgaagcattatcatattgacagttacctttaaggctgtatggagctgcctgctcgtttttttgacatacctcgcactgcacatgttgacttgctaagggcttaaaaggcaggtcCTGTAAGTTatttaatgatgttgctggtgttaccccccttgtggtaataaaaaacgattgaatcttttaccatcttgttatgtctttattttatacactaaattacacgccgtggtatcgataagagtatcgataaataccggcaccaataaggagtatcggtattggtatcggtatcaataaaatcctaacgatACACATCCCTAGTCTGCAGTCATCTGTCTCTTCTTGGtttaacaataaaaacagcaaaGATTCTGCATTTGATAAACtcatacagaaacacaattaATCTTGTCTGTTTCATGTTAATTACAATgacattttttacaattttaagAGTAACTATGGCGTGTTCCTTCTCAAATGTTAATACGAGGCTCTAAGAGAGCTCCAGAAGTCCTCTgaagagatgggagaacctgccagaatGATGaccagcagcactccatcaatcaggccatCATGGTAGATTGTAGGGGTGAGCAAGGAGGGTATTATCCGTATTTGTATCCGTTCAACCATTTGTATTATCTATATCTGTATCCGTATCCGTAATCGGACATGGGCGGCATCAGGCAGCTGTTTGATAAGTCCTTTAATGCTTTGTATGATAAGTTCTGAATTATAGTcagttccagaattattggcaccctttcagaaaaaaagctgAATAAACACAGGTCATAGCCTAATTGTATGCTTGTCCTGAGTAATTCTCTTTATTAAATGCACCAAAGGTTCTGCAATCAATTTGTGTCCTGCTAACTGTGAACTGTAACTGGCCTTCGAGCTCATGTGTCTGGGTCCTATAGTTTTTTATATCAGGAACTAAACTGTTTTACATCAGCTGCATTTTcttcatcacaaacacaagTCCATTGGGCATGTCCCTGGTTGAACTTCTGAGGCTCTCTCAttgaattccatccatccattatcttaacccgcttatcctgaacagggtagcaGAGGGGCTATAGccgatcccagcatacattggggcgaaaggcaggaatacaccctggacaggtcgccagtccatcgcagggcacacacaccattcactcacacactcatacccatgggcaatttagactctccaatcagcctaacctgcatgtctttggactgtgggaggaaacccatgcgaacacggggagaatatgcaatctccacacagaggccccggtcgaccgggattcgaacccagatatgcagatgttttgtatttgtggacacttgaggacatctgggtgcagttttgtgAAAGCTCATTTGGAAATGTAATGCTTTAATGCTAATCTTTAACTGAATTGgaacacaagttgacatcaagacTGTGCACAAATATGGGTTGGACCCTGACTTAGAAAATAAgtgatattcagtgctaaatgATATAGACataaggagtttttttttttgtgtacactgtatgtacgtACATGCTCTGGCATAAGTTtcctgtctcaaatttctgaatgggaAAAGGCTCTTATTTAATTCACATCTTCAACTATGTGTGTGTagcaaatagtttttgagatattgacacttttatggGACTAGCAGAAAATAATGGTGGAAACTGCCCttaaagtggaaagggttaagcgCTCCTCATGAATTAAAGAGGGTTGACAGGCCATTTTACTGTAGGCATCTACAGTAGATTATGCAACACTGTACAATCCCTGGAAAACATTCATTGCAATAATTAGCAACTTAGCAACACTTACATGGCCCTCCTGCAGTTTCTGACTATAGTTAGCAGCCTCAGCCGACCTGCCTCCGATGTGTTGTACTTCTTCAACTCAAATACATCCAAGACctcctgtgacatcagcagcacAAAGGCCACAGCCGAACATTGTCCTGGGTCCAGTGTTACAGTGGAAAGTTTTCCTGACCTCAGGGAAGTCTTGATTTCCTCCACTAGAGAGGtgtcattcagttcattcagacagTGGAACAGATTCAGGATCCGTTCTGTTGTATTGTTCTTTCTGATCTTTTCTTTTATGTATTGAACAGTTTTCTGTactctctctgtactctgtgaaCTGCTTCCCGTCCCAGTGAGCACTGGGTCCCGAACATGTGAGGTGCTTCTCAACCGTCTTAGCAATTTTGGTACATGGAAAGTGATTCTTAGACTGCATAGTGGCATGTTCCTTGTCTTTGACATAAGTGATTTCTCtcttgatggtgtctggctccttaCATGGCTCtttctttttgttctgtttctgcTTGCTACAAGTAAGCTGCTTCCTTCGTGTGTCAGAACATCCTGGAGAAGTTTCTGCGTGCACTCCAGCGAGAGACCAAGAAGGAAACGAAGGAAAAGGTCCAGATGTCCATTCACACTCCGAAGGGCCTCATCCACTGCAGTCCTGTGTAAATCAGACAATGAGATTTTCTGCTTATTCTCTGCATATTGTTCCTCTGGACTGAGTAGATTTATCTTTCTgtttacaaatgaataaaacacaaataatgcaGCCAAGTACTCCTGAATGCTCAGATGCACAAAGCAGTAGCCCTTCTCCTGGTACAACTGAGAATCCTCTTTAAAGATCTGTGTGCACAGGCCAGAATGCAATGATGCTTCAGTGAAATCACACTCAGTCAGGTCCTTTTCTTCGAAGATGAGAGTTCTGCTTTCCAGGTGTAGAAAAGCCAACTTCCCCAATTTCAGGATGATTTCTAAATCTGATGCTGACATGTTCTTTGAGTTTGTCTCGCTGGTGTTGTAATACTTTTTTTGGTTCATATTTTCTTGAAtgagcaggaagtgtgtgtacatttccgTCAGAGATTTGGGGATTACTTCAGTTCCAGAACCACCAAACACTGTCTCTAGAACAGCAGCTGAAATCCAACAGATGACTGGTATATGACACATGATATACAGGCTCTTGGATGACTTTATGTGAGTGATAATTCTGTCAGCTAGGTCCTGATTTCTGAATCTTTTCCTGAAGTACTCCCGCTTATGTGCATCATTGAACCCTCGTACCTCTGTCACTCGATCAAGATATTTGCGTGGGATCTGATCGACTGCTGCTGGTCGGGACgtgatccagaggagagcagagcccAGAAGATCCCCGGCAATGAGATTTGTCAGGAGAGTGTCCACTGAGGTTCTCGTTGTTACATCACACCACATCTCATTATTCTGGAAATCTAGTGGAAGTCGACACTCATCTAGACCATCAAAGATAAACAACACTTTGTCTTCATGATTGTGACTTTGAATCTTATCTGGGAGAAAAGTGAGTTTTGGAAAATAGTGCTTAAGAAGTTCAATCAGACTGAATTTTCCCTGTTTCTTCCGATACAGATCTCGGATAGGAATTGGAAAAATTAAATCAATCTCCTGATTGGCTTTTCCTTCTGCCCAGTCCAGAAtgaacttctgcacagagacagtTTTCCCAATGCCAGCGATCCCCTTTGTGAGAACAGTTCGGATAGTGCGCCCATGACCAGGTGTGGGCTTAAAGATGTCATTGCAGATAATTGGAGTCTCCTGAGAGGCCTGTCTTCTGAATGCTGTCTCAATCTGCCACACCTCGTGTTCAGTATTGACCGCCCCGcttcccccctctgtgatgtagagCTCTGTGAAGATCTCATTCAGGGGGATGTGATGGTTCTCCTTTCGTAATTCATCAAATATGACTGCAAACTTCTTCTTCAAGTCAGACTtcagtgtctgtgagtctgtaatTATGGATTCACCTGTGGAGAAGAAATATACAACACAAAATTATGACGATAAAAAAAGACTCTAAGCATTGTCATGGTTTCATTATCATAAAGAAGCAGGAAGTTTAAAGCAGTGCAAAACAAGTCATTTAAACATTGCACAGGACAACCTAAACTTAATGTCTTGTAAATGCTTTTAATGTTGTTgccttttgtattattttgcttCAGCAGAACCTACTTAGGTTATATTAACCATTGTACATTGtagattaaaaaaagacataTCCTCTATAGTCAACAGT from Conger conger chromosome 2, fConCon1.1, whole genome shotgun sequence encodes the following:
- the LOC133112135 gene encoding protein NLRC3-like gives rise to the protein MENSTREGHSMQAPTDLGSASLPPSLTAQTKGSTVDHRKQQHFVTAQSGGNAVAPVITQSSIQGGVTYNFNNSFNNFNPSQNTGFEDGGDCRLRLQNMTLGPGASGSDDFPGRKSGAGCSRPDAPRAEKCDSHRSIGESIITDSQTLKSDLKKKFAVIFDELRKENHHIPLNEIFTELYITEGGSGAVNTEHEVWQIETAFRRQASQETPIICNDIFKPTPGHGRTIRTVLTKGIAGIGKTVSVQKFILDWAEGKANQEIDLIFPIPIRDLYRKKQGKFSLIELLKHYFPKLTFLPDKIQSHNHEDKVLFIFDGLDECRLPLDFQNNEMWCDVTTRTSVDTLLTNLIAGDLLGSALLWITSRPAAVDQIPRKYLDRVTEVRGFNDAHKREYFRKRFRNQDLADRIITHIKSSKSLYIMCHIPVICWISAAVLETVFGGSGTEVIPKSLTEMYTHFLLIQENMNQKKYYNTSETNSKNMSASDLEIILKLGKLAFLHLESRTLIFEEKDLTECDFTEASLHSGLCTQIFKEDSQLYQEKGYCFVHLSIQEYLAALFVFYSFVNRKINLLSPEEQYAENKQKISLSDLHRTAVDEALRSVNGHLDLFLRFLLGLSLECTQKLLQDVLTHEGSSLLVASRNRTKRKSHVRSQTPSREKSLMSKTRNMPLCSLRITFHVPKLLRRLRSTSHVRDPVLTGTGSSSQSTERVQKTVQYIKEKIRKNNTTERILNLFHCLNELNDTSLVEEIKTSLRSGKLSTVTLDPGQCSAVAFVLLMSQEVLDVFELKKYNTSEAGRLRLLTIVRNCRRAMLSDCNLTEESCKIVATALQSDSLPLVELDLSNNDLGDSGLRQLCAGLSQNCKLQILRLPGCQVTERGCASLASALCSNPSHLRELDLSYNHPGESGVRALSAALEDPSCRLEKLNVDHGGKNRLKPGLKKYACQLTLDPNTAHRELSLSEGNKKVTRTGKKEEPYPDHPERFDIYHQVLCREGLTGRCYWEMEWKEVDHNKRKGLTAVGVTYEGICRKGCHSSCFLGGSNKSWSLEVDNFRHFSQHNMICSPVSESSWGSPRVGVYLDWPAGTLSFYRISDTLTHLHTFHTTFTEPVYPGFGVSVGTSVSLCMLG